The Acropora palmata chromosome 10, jaAcrPala1.3, whole genome shotgun sequence genome contains a region encoding:
- the LOC141893782 gene encoding ribosomal protein S6 kinase beta-1-like isoform X1: MAEVFPLDVNDQIDDEDLSDNEFEEGQLFDEPMENEESMETVAISEEIVNPKDEKVGPESFELLKVLGKGGYGKVFQVRKVDGRNKGKIFAMKVLKKAAIIRSHKDTAHTKAERNILEAVKHPFIVDLMYAFQTGGKLYLILEYLSGGELFMQLEREGIFMEDTACFYLAEIVLAMEHLHNQGIIYRDLKPENILLDTQGHVVLTDFGLCKEAVFENSLTHTFCGTIEYMAPEILTRSGHGKAVDWWSLGALMYDMLTGSPPFCGDSRKKTIDKILKGKLVLPPYLTVEAKDFLRKLLKRHPQARLGSGNDGTRPIKIHPFFRAVKWDDLYSKKVEPPFKPSIAGEDDVSQFDSKFTKQTPIDSPVDSMLSESADKIFQGFTYIAPSVMDSLNKEIPMSPWRYTRSPRKGTQPMSPAKIKENGSSQFGFEHSWQPNRAVNMPLVKTANMKVLDLNSSAAVAMDTSVESDRVPHVNENLLQCCNSSISHSAVTNSQLQMT, from the exons ATGGCTGAAGTGTTTCCCTTAGATGTTAATGATCAAATTGACGATGAAGATTTGAGTGATAATGAATTCGAAGAG GGCCAGTTATTCGACGAACCGATGGAAAACGaagaaag CATGGAAACTGTGGCCATATCTGAAGAGATCGTAAATCCTAAAGACGAGAAAGTGGGTCCGGAAAGCtttgaacttttgaaagtCTTAGGAAAAGGCGGATATGGGAAG GTGTTTCAAGTGCGTAAAGTAGATGGAAGAAACAAAGGCAAAATCTTTGCAATGAAAGTCTTAAAAAAG GCTGCCATAATAAGAAGTCATAAAGATACAGCACACACAAAAGcggaaagaaatattttagaaGCTGTAAAG cATCCATTTATTGTTGATTTAATGTATGCTTTTCAAACTGGAGGGAAACTTTATCTCATTCTTGAGTATCTTAGTG GTGGTGAGCTCTTCATGCAGTTAGAGAGAGAAGGAATTTTCATGGAGGACACTGCTTG TTTCTACTTGGCTGAAATTGTTTTAGCAATGGAACATCTTCATAATCAAGGAATTATTTATAG AGACCTTAAGCCAGAAAACATTCTTTTGGACACACAag GTCATGTGGTGCTTACAGATTTTGGTTTGTGTAAGGAGGCAGTCTTTGAAAACAGTCTCACTCATACATTTTGTGGAACTATTGAATATAT GGCACCTGAGATTCTAACTCGCAGTGGCCATGGCAAGGCAGTGGATTGGTGGAGTCTTGGTGCACTTATGTATGACATGTTAACAGGAAGT cctCCATTTTGTGGAGATAGTAGAAAAAAGACAATTGATAAG atTTTAAAAGGGAAGCTGGTTCTTCCTCCTTATCTCACTGTAGAGGCTAAGGATTTCCTAAGAAAA CTGTTAAAACGCCACCCTCAAGCCCGACTAGGAAGTGGCAATGATGGAACAAGACCGATCAAG ATCCATCCTTTCTTTCGTGCAGTTAAATGGGATGATCTTTATTCCAAGAAAGTTGAGCCCCCATTTAAGCCAAGTATT GCTGGGGAAGACGATGTTAGTCAGTTTGACAGCAAATTCACAAAACAGACACCAATTGATTCTCCAGTGGATTCAATGCTAAGTGAAAGTGCAGATAAAATATTTCAG GGATTCACATACATAGCACCTTCAGTGATGGATTCATTGAATAAAGAAATTCCAATGTCACCCTGGAGATACACAAG GTCACCTAGAAAAGGTACACAACCCATGAG CCCTGCCAAGATTAAGGAGAATGGTTCCAGCCAGTTTGGCTTTGAACATTCGTGGCAACCAAACCGAGCAGTCAACATGCCATTAGTGAAGACAGCAAACATGAAAGTATTAGACTTAAACTCCTCAGCAGCagttgccatggatacctctGTTGAAAGTGACAGAGTACCTCATGTCAACGAGAATCTGCTCCAGTGTTGCAACTCCTCTATTTCGCATTCTGCAGTGACTAATTCGCAGCTTCAGATGACGtaa
- the LOC141893782 gene encoding ribosomal protein S6 kinase beta-1-like isoform X2: MAEVFPLDVNDQIDDEDLSDNEFEEGQLFDEPMENEESMETVAISEEIVNPKDEKVGPESFELLKVLGKGGYGKVFQVRKVDGRNKGKIFAMKVLKKAAIIRSHKDTAHTKAERNILEAVKHPFIVDLMYAFQTGGKLYLILEYLSGGELFMQLEREGIFMEDTACFYLAEIVLAMEHLHNQGIIYRDLKPENILLDTQGHVVLTDFGLCKEAVFENSLTHTFCGTIEYMAPEILTRSGHGKAVDWWSLGALMYDMLTGSPPFCGDSRKKTIDKILKGKLVLPPYLTVEAKDFLRKLLKRHPQARLGSGNDGTRPIKIHPFFRAVKWDDLYSKKVEPPFKPSIAGEDDVSQFDSKFTKQTPIDSPVDSMLSESADKIFQGFTYIAPSVMDSLNKEIPMSPWRYTRSPRKGTQPMSPEWFNSSRPHRK, from the exons ATGGCTGAAGTGTTTCCCTTAGATGTTAATGATCAAATTGACGATGAAGATTTGAGTGATAATGAATTCGAAGAG GGCCAGTTATTCGACGAACCGATGGAAAACGaagaaag CATGGAAACTGTGGCCATATCTGAAGAGATCGTAAATCCTAAAGACGAGAAAGTGGGTCCGGAAAGCtttgaacttttgaaagtCTTAGGAAAAGGCGGATATGGGAAG GTGTTTCAAGTGCGTAAAGTAGATGGAAGAAACAAAGGCAAAATCTTTGCAATGAAAGTCTTAAAAAAG GCTGCCATAATAAGAAGTCATAAAGATACAGCACACACAAAAGcggaaagaaatattttagaaGCTGTAAAG cATCCATTTATTGTTGATTTAATGTATGCTTTTCAAACTGGAGGGAAACTTTATCTCATTCTTGAGTATCTTAGTG GTGGTGAGCTCTTCATGCAGTTAGAGAGAGAAGGAATTTTCATGGAGGACACTGCTTG TTTCTACTTGGCTGAAATTGTTTTAGCAATGGAACATCTTCATAATCAAGGAATTATTTATAG AGACCTTAAGCCAGAAAACATTCTTTTGGACACACAag GTCATGTGGTGCTTACAGATTTTGGTTTGTGTAAGGAGGCAGTCTTTGAAAACAGTCTCACTCATACATTTTGTGGAACTATTGAATATAT GGCACCTGAGATTCTAACTCGCAGTGGCCATGGCAAGGCAGTGGATTGGTGGAGTCTTGGTGCACTTATGTATGACATGTTAACAGGAAGT cctCCATTTTGTGGAGATAGTAGAAAAAAGACAATTGATAAG atTTTAAAAGGGAAGCTGGTTCTTCCTCCTTATCTCACTGTAGAGGCTAAGGATTTCCTAAGAAAA CTGTTAAAACGCCACCCTCAAGCCCGACTAGGAAGTGGCAATGATGGAACAAGACCGATCAAG ATCCATCCTTTCTTTCGTGCAGTTAAATGGGATGATCTTTATTCCAAGAAAGTTGAGCCCCCATTTAAGCCAAGTATT GCTGGGGAAGACGATGTTAGTCAGTTTGACAGCAAATTCACAAAACAGACACCAATTGATTCTCCAGTGGATTCAATGCTAAGTGAAAGTGCAGATAAAATATTTCAG GGATTCACATACATAGCACCTTCAGTGATGGATTCATTGAATAAAGAAATTCCAATGTCACCCTGGAGATACACAAG GTCACCTAGAAAAGGTACACAACCCATGAG TCCAGAGTGGTTCAACTCGTCACGCCCGCACAGAAAGTGA